A window of Candidatus Methylomirabilis lanthanidiphila contains these coding sequences:
- the hrb gene encoding High molecular weight rubredoxin yields the protein MEVNNVAAVLGKLDYEIFVLTAAHQDRRSGQIVCWVMPATIVPQIPRILVGIGRTTFTRELIEISQRFALNLLGKDQWPLVTHFGFRSGREMDKFATLPFERGVTGSPILSGTVGYLECQVRTVLDAGAGAHLFYLADVIEGKIMTDRSPLCLHHLPELLPPEDLAAMRRLLEQDAQCNLALFQGNSHQQHA from the coding sequence ATGGAGGTCAATAATGTTGCGGCGGTGCTCGGCAAGCTGGATTATGAAATCTTCGTGCTGACTGCGGCCCATCAGGACCGACGCAGCGGCCAGATTGTGTGCTGGGTGATGCCGGCGACCATCGTCCCGCAAATCCCTCGTATTCTGGTTGGAATCGGCCGGACAACCTTTACACGCGAGCTGATCGAGATAAGCCAACGGTTTGCGCTGAATCTGCTTGGAAAAGATCAATGGCCGTTGGTCACCCACTTCGGTTTTCGGTCCGGCCGAGAGATGGACAAATTTGCGACGCTCCCCTTTGAGCGTGGGGTCACCGGCAGTCCAATCCTGTCAGGAACCGTCGGCTACCTGGAGTGCCAGGTCAGGACCGTACTTGATGCCGGGGCTGGGGCTCACCTCTTTTACCTGGCTGATGTCATTGAGGGGAAGATTATGACCGACCGGAGCCCCCTTTGCCTCCACCACTTACCCGAACTGCTACCCCCGGAGGATCTCGCGGCCATGCGGCGGCTCCTGGAACAGGACGCCCAGTGTAATCTTGCGCTCTTCCAAGGCAACAGCCACCAGCAACACGCTTAG
- a CDS encoding inosine 5'-monophosphate dehydrogenase, translating into MKVRDGMVTELVTASPWETAAEVARKMRDYKVGSVLIANEGKLLGLITDREMAIKCVAEGWNSQTTRIEEIMTRNPYTINPDFEMAEAARLFGQRKVRRFPVVEDGQKLLGILSVADVAPDLKMYFDGIFHELVEWRHEAKGQHAGWESSCH; encoded by the coding sequence ACCGAACTGGTGACGGCTTCACCGTGGGAGACCGCCGCCGAGGTCGCGCGTAAGATGCGCGACTACAAAGTGGGAAGCGTACTCATCGCCAATGAGGGTAAGCTTCTGGGCCTTATTACCGACCGAGAGATGGCCATCAAGTGCGTCGCCGAAGGATGGAACTCCCAGACCACGCGGATCGAGGAGATCATGACCCGGAATCCCTACACGATTAATCCCGATTTCGAGATGGCGGAGGCCGCGCGGCTCTTTGGCCAGCGCAAGGTCAGGCGCTTCCCCGTGGTCGAGGATGGGCAGAAGCTGCTTGGTATCCTTTCCGTCGCTGATGTGGCCCCTGACTTGAAGATGTACTTTGACGGGATCTTCCATGAACTTGTCGAATGGCGTCACGAGGCAAAGGGCCAGCACGCCGGATGGGAGAGCAGTTGTCACTAG